The genomic segment GCGCTCCTCTTGAGGAATGCCAGGGCCGTCGTCCTCCACTTCAAGCGTCGCTTGCGTGCCCTCAAGCGACAACCCAATTCTCAGCCGCTGCTCGCTATAGCGCAGCCCATTGTTCACCAGATTATCCAGCACGCGCTCCATCAAACGCATATCCAGCGCGCCGTACTCGCCTTCATCGACCCGCGCCAGCAGCAGCTCGCGCTCAGGATGCAGCAGGCGTGCGTCATCCACATAATCATGCAGCCAGCGTGGCAGCACCGGGTGCGTCAGGTGCAGCTCGGTTTGCGGGCGATCAAGGCGCGCGTAGGTCAGGAGTTCTTCAATCAGCGCCTCAAGCTGTCCAATGTCACGGTTAAGCGCCTGCGATTCCGTAGCACTCAGGTTATCGCTCATCTCAAGCCGGTAACGCAGACGCACCAGTGGCGTACGTAACTCATGCGCAATCCCGTCAATCAGATGTTTTTTACTTAAAATCAGCGCGTTAATGTTATTCGCCATCTGGTTAAACGCGACCCCGAGCCGCGAGAACCCTGAAGCTTTATCGAAATGAATACGCTCATCAAGATGCCCATTCCCAAGCCGTTGCGCCGCCGCCTCCAGACGCAGCATCTCCTGCCAGTGCGGGCGCATCCAGATAAACACCGGCAGGGCGAGTGAGATAGCAATCAGCGCAATCAGCGCAATATCCAGCAGCCGCATCTGGTGCAGAAAATAGAGATAGGGCACCGGGCCTACGGCCAGCACGTAGTGGCTGCGTGGAATGCGCTGGATAAACGTATATTCATCATCCAGCGCGACAATATCGCCCTCGCGCAGGCGGCGGCTGTTGATCTCGTCCAGATGGAACTGACTGAGCGGCTGAATACGCAATTTGAATGACAGATTCAAATCCAGCTCTTTGATGGTCTTATTCCACTCGTGCGGCGGAATTTCGCGCAGTTCGCTGCGCATCAGATAGAGCGAGCTTTTCATCAGGTCATCCAGCGACTGACGGCCCGCGCGCTCGGCGGTGAACTTGTAAACCAGCCCGACCATCATTGTCATCACCAGAAAACAGACAAACAGCAACAAATAGAACTGAATAAAAAGTTTTTTCATCGTGATGTCTCACCCGCGCGGCGCGGTTACGCTATTGCCGAGGTAGTTAAAGGGAAATGGGTTGCCAGATGATCGATAAAAGCTCTGACGGCGGGCGGCAGACCCCGACGCGTTGTAAACACCAGGTGCACGATCCCGCGCTGGCCTTGCCAGCCGCGATAGACATGCACCAGCTCGCCGCTTTTCAGCGCCTGCGCGCAGACATGGTCCGGCAGCAGCGCGATGCCAAGCCCTGCGATGGCGGCGGCGCGGATTGCCGTGAAATCGGCACAACTGAGCCGCGGCGCGTGGCGAATCAGACAACGTTTTCCCTGCGCATGTTCCAGCGCCCAGGTGATTTCGCCGGGCTCATCGCTGGTACCGAGCGTCGGATGGCAGGTCAGGGCGTCAACCTCGCTGTCGAGCTGGCTGGCGAGTCGGGGGCTTGCCACAAGGATGCGGCTCGAGGTTCCAAGCGAGCGCATAATCAACTCGGTGTCACTGGTCAGTTCAGTACGCACGCGAAGGGCAATGTCCACGCGCTCTTCAATGAGATCAACCGGGCGGTCAATGGCGATGATTTGCAGCTTCACCTGCGGATAGCGGTTCATAAATACCGGCAGGGTCGCGGAGATTATCTCCACTAAACCCGTCGGGCAGCTAAAACGCACCACACCCTGCGGCTCTTTACGCGCCTGTGCAATGACCGCCTGCGCCTTTTCTGCCTCAAGCAGCATGGCACGGCATTTCTCATAGAACGCCTGACCAATATCCGTTACCCGAAAGCGGCGGCTGGAGCGCTCAATCAGCCGCACGCCAAGCTGCGCTTCAAGCCCCGCTACACGGCGGCTCAGTTTAGATTTGGGTTGCTTCAGCGCCCGGCTGGCCGCCGCAAAACCGCCGTGGTTTACCACTTCGGCATAATAAAAATAGTCATTAAGATCGGGTTGCATCATCGTTCCCCAAACAGAACGCAGGGTGCCATTTTGTCCTGGTACACAGCCCGATGGGAAGCGCTTATTCTCAGCCCAGAACAAACGGTCATTCAACATGAGGAAAAAACATGAACGCACGTTTTAATGAGAAAGTTGTTATCGTGACAGGCGGCACCAGCGGTATCGGGCTTGCGAGCGCAAAAGCCTTCGCAGATGAGGGCGCGCACGTCTTTATCACAGGCCGCCGACAGGACGCACTCGACGCCGCGCTGCGCCAGCTAGGTGACAACGTCACGGGTGTGCGTGGCGATATGAGCAAGCTTGCTGATATCGATCGCCTGTATGAAGCGGTGCAGCAGCGCCACAGTCATATCGATGTCGTCTTTGCTAACGCGGGCGGCGGCGAGTTTGCGCCGCTTGGCGCGATTTCGGAGGCGCACTATCAGGACACCTTCGACACCAACGTCAAAGGTGTATTGTTCACGGTGCAAAAAGCGCTGCCGCTCCTGCGCGACGGGGCATCGATTGTTCTGACGTCGTCCACCACCAGTGCCACCGGTACGCCAGCCTTCAGCGTGTATTCAGCGACAAAAGCGGCGGTGCGCAGCTTTGCCCGTAACTGGATACTGGATGTCAAAGACCGCGGGATCCGCATAAACGCCATCAGCCCTGGTGTGACGGAGACTGCCGGGCTGAATGCGCTTTTTGGCGGCGGCGATCTGGCAGAAAACGTGAAAAATGACTTCACCGCGCAAATTCCGCTTGGGCGTGTCGGACAACCCGATGAAATCGCCCGCGCGGTGTTGTTCCTGGCCTCCGTGGACGCGAGTTACGTGAATGGCGTTGAACTGTTTGTCGATGGCGGGATGGCGCAGATTTAAAGGCATTAGCGCCGCGTGGTGAACGCGGCGCGGCGATTATGCTTCACTTTCCCAGGCATGCGGCGCGAAGAGGTAGCCTTTATTGCGTACAGTTTTGATGCGGTAAGGCTCGGTGGCGCTGTCGTTAAGTTTTTTTCGCAGGCGGGAAATCGCAACGTCCACGCTGCGATCGAGCCCGTCATAACTCACGCCGCGCAGGTTTTTTAATAGCGCGTCGCGGTCCATTATCTGCCCGGCGTGGGTTGCCAGTTCCCAGAGCAGGTCGAAATCGGCGGTAGAAAGCGCCACCTGTTCACCCACCAGTGTGACCTGGCGATTCAGAGGGTCAATACAGAGCGTGCCAAAGCGCAGCGCTTTGTGCGGTTGTCGTGTGGGCGAGTTGTCGGCAGGCGCAGGCGTGGTTACACGCTGGCGCAGGTGCAAACGCAGCCTGGCCAGCAGCACCGCAGGTGGGGTGGTTTTCAGAATGTAATCATTCGCGCCCATTTCGAGCGACAGAATATGGTTCATGTCGCTGTCGAGCGAAGTTAGCAGCACCACCGGCCCTTGCCAGTGCGTACGCAGGTCGCGGCAGAGCGTCATGCCGTCTTTGCCCGGCAGCATAATATCCAGCAGCACCAGATCGGGATTTTCGCGCGCAATCACCGCCTCGGCGCGATCGCCGCGGCTCTCGACAATCACGTCCATATCATGGCGTCCCAGATAGGCGGCGATAAGCTCGCCGACTTCCGGGTCATCTTCAACAAAAACGATCTTGCTCATAGCACTCTGCGTTGGAGTAAAAACACCAGGATACACCGCGCGGGCGCGCCATGCCAGCAACAGCGCCTCAACAGGTTAACGCAGCGGACGACCGCCGTTCACCGGGTAGCTGTGACCCGTCACGTAACGGCTGGTAAGAAGGTAATCGACGAGATCGATAATCTCTTTTTCGCCGGGCGCGATTTTCATCAGCGACTTGTTGAGGGCCTTCTGGCGGTACTCCGGGTCGTCATGCTCGTTAAAGAGGATAAGCGACGGTGCGATGGCGTTCACTTTGACCTCCGGCGCCAGCTTGCGCGCAAACGAGCGGGTGAGATTATCAAGCGCCGCTTTGCTGGCCGCATACGCGATATGTTTGTCGCTGCCGCGCTCCACGACATAATCGGTAAAGTGAATAATATCGCAGGCAGCGTGTCCCTGACCGCGCAGCAGGGGTTCCAGGGCAAAGTTCAGGAGATAGGGCGCGTGAACGTGAATTTGCAGCATCGCGCACAGCACTTCAGACGGCGGAACGGCCGGGCTTTCCGCCTGCCACGCGCTGGCGTTATGCAGTAGCGCGCGGATATGCGTGGTGCGGGCCTTTACCTCTTCGGCGAAGGCGAGAATGCCGTCGTCATGGCAGAAATCGGCCTCGATGCAGACTGCACCTGCGTCTTCCAGCACATCTATCGCGGGGTAACGGGTACGGTAACTCACAATCACATCATGGTGCTGCGCCAGGAAATGGTGCGCCAGCGCCAGACCGATTCGGCGGCCCGCGCCGGTGATAACAATGGGCTTATCCAGTTTTTTCATCCTGACTCTCCTTAGGCTTTAACGGCGAGGAGATTAGCGCACCAGCATCCAGGTGGCGGGCAGCGCGGCGATCAGCAGCAGGCCGATCACGATTTTCTCCTGGCCTTTCAGCGCCACGTTTTCTACATGGGTGCGGCGCGCGTAGAGGAAGAACACCACGCCCGGCGCGTAAAGCACTACCGACAGCAGCAGATGCATCGGGCCTGAGGCATACAGCAACCATAAACCATAAATGCACGCCCCGACAGCAATCGCCTTGTGCAGAGGACGTCTGGCGATTTTCAGCAGATAAGCGCCGACCAGGAAATAGGGCACCAGAATCATCTCGGAGGCGATGGTCAGCAGCGTGTTGTAATCGGAGCCGGTTGCCCAGATAAGCACCAGACAGATCTGCACGCTGGCGTTGGTCAGCCAGAGCGATGCCGACGGCGCATTGCGCGCATTCTGGCGGGCGAAAAGGCGCGGGAACGCTTTATATTGCGCAGCCAGCAGCGGCACTTCGGCAGCCATAATGGTCCAGCTCAGGTACGCGCCGCACACGGAGACGATAAGCCCTGCGGCAATGATAACCTCGCCCCACGACCCCATCATTTTCACCATCAGGCCTGCCATTGACGGGTTGCGCATTTGCGCAAGCTCCGGGCGTGCCAGAACGCCAAGCGATAACAGGGTCACCAGCAGATAGACGACCAGCGCGGCCAGTACGGCCAGCAGGGTGGCCATGCCGACATCTTTTTTATTGCGCGCGCGCGCGGAGACCACCACAGCGCCTTCCACGCCGATAAACACCCACAGCGTGATGAGCATGGTGTTTTTTACCTGCTCCCAGACAGGCACGCCGAGATCGACGCCGGTAAAATCGAGCGTAAACGTCGGCAGGCGGAACGCGATAATCGCCAGGACAACGAACAGGCCGAGCGGCACGAGCTTAGCAAGCGTCGCGGCCAGGTTGATGCTCGCCGCCGTCTGCACGCCGCGAAGCACCAGAAAATGTACGACCCACAGCAGCACCGAGGCGCCGACGATAGCCTGCCAGGTGTTGCCGTCGCCAAAAAGACGCAGTTCGGGTGAATCAGTAAAGAAGCTCAGCGCGGAGAATACGATAACCAGATAGGAAACGTTGGCGATAACGGCGCACAGCCAGTAACCCCAGGCGGAACAGAAACCGACCAGTTCACCGAAGCCTTCGCGTGCGTAGGTAAAGATGCCGCCATCAAGATCAGGACGCAGGCGGGTAAGAAAGAGCATCGCCAGCGCCAGCAGGAGGATCCCCACACCGGTAATTCCCCAGCCAATCAGCAGCGCTGCCGGGCTTGCTACCTCGGCCATATTCTGCGGCAGACTGAATACACCAGCACCCAGCATGGAACTTAAAACAAGCGCGGTTAACGCGGCGAGGCCAAGCTTCTTTTCCATAGACAACCTGTTTTGCAAAAGGGGAGAACCAGAATAATTATTGTGCCAGAGCGCATAAAAATGGTGGATTGCACTAAGGCGCGGGATTTTACGGAGTGCGAAGCTCGCTTGCAATGCGACATACACAAAATGTAGCGGAAAAACAAAAAAAGCGGCCAGGGCCGCTTTTTTTTGAGAGAGGGGTCTTACTTGTAGAGATCGGCGCTGATGGTCATGTTTCCGCCGCGCTCTTCCCACTGACGGGTAATGTGGTAGTACTTCGCGCCTTTCTTCGCCGCGCGCTTCGCGACGTTGTAGGAGATATCGGTCATGCTGCTGTAGTGGCCGGTGAACTTCACGCTATCAAACGGCACCATCTGGGCTGCGGTGATTTTATTCACTTCTTCTACTTTAGTGCCATCGGGCAGAGTGACAGTGTAACGCCCGCCTTTCGAGGACTGCGTTTCAAAGAAGCGGCCGACATCGCTGCTTGGGGTAGCGGTGGTTGCTACACCCGGAATTTCGACTTTTTTGGCTTCTTCGCCGCCTTTGGCGATAGCTGCGCGGCCAGCCTCGGAATCGGCCGGGATGGCATCAGGGCTTTGCAGCACGCGTTTTTTGGCGTCGGCTTTATAAATGAATGCCGTGATGCGCTGATTGCCGCCCTGGTTGGTGTCAACCTGGCGCACAATCCAGAAGGAGGCCGCACCTTTGGCTTTCGCCTGTTTGGTGATGGCGTCATTCACTTCCGGCTGGCTGCGGTAGAAGCCTTGTACGGTCACCGTGTCGAACGGCTCAAGCGCGATGGCCTGCTCTTTAGGAAGCTCAACCACGCCATTGATGACACGGTTTTGCGGGGCCTCCGCTTTCGGGGCATTTTCGCGGTAAACATCCGCCACGACGCGCCAGTTGCCGCTGTTGCCTGTGTCGCTGGTGTCCAGAATATAAAAAGACGCCGCGCCCATATCATCTGCGCGACGGGAAACGGCTTTCGCCGCTTCGTTAAGGGCGTTGAAGCGGCCCGTGATAACAACACGGTCATACGGCTTCAGCGCCGAGGCTTGTTCCGGCGTTAACTCTGTCGCCGCCTGAGCTGACAGCGAGGCCGCGGAAAACAGAGCGGTCGCCAGAAGGGTGTTCTTGAGCTTCATAAAAATAGTCCTTCACCTTGCGCAAAACAGGTACTGATACAGCCTGTGTGTAATTGGTTAGTCGTTGATTATTGCATTGAAAGGTGCCGCATGTCTGCGCCATTTTTCACACCTGATGCTGCCGTCTGCGGTTTATAAATAACTTCAGGTTATGAATGGTGAAAATCCTCCGCTGACCAGTTAAATTGATAAAGCTTATGACTTTTTAAGTTAAATCCTTGTTAAACCGCGTCGCTTCAGCGGCGCAGAATCGTTTTTTCCTCACCGTTAAGAGCGCAAACGTAGCGGCTCACGGCCATATTTAAGCAAAAATCCCTGTCAGACGGGCCAGACGCTACACTTTCACTCATTAACCCTTAAATAGTTGTCCCGGACGGTGGATCGAAGGCGTTTATTTCAGTAGGTTATAGAAAGTTTGTGACAACGATATGGATGGCGAATACCACGGCGTCGCGCTTTTTCGCCGGTCGTTTTCGTCTGCTAAGCGAGTGACAGACCATCTTAAAAATCGATGGAAGGGAATACTATGCGTATTGGTGTACCAAAAGAGCGGGTCGCGCTGGAAACCCGCGTCGCGGCGACCCCAAAAACGGTGGAACAGCTGCTGAAGCTGGGTTTCAGCGTCGCGGTGGAGCGTGATGCCGGTAAACTGGCAAGTTTCGATGATGAGGCGTTCAGTGCCGTGGGCGCAAGCGTGGTGGAAACCGCTGAGGTCTGGGAATCGGATGTTATCCTGAAGGTGAACGCGCCGCAGGATGACGAAATTGCGCAGCTGCGCCCGGGCACGACGCTGATAAGCTTTATCTGGCCTGCCCAGAATCCACAACTGCTGGAAAAACTGGCGGCGAAAAACGTCACCGTGATGGCGATGGATTCTGTGCCGCGTATTTCCCGCGCGCAGTCGCTGGATGCTTTAAGCTCCATGGCTAACATCGCAGGCTATCGCGCGATTGTGGAAGCCGCACACGAGTTTGGTCGTTTCTTCACCGGTCAAATCACCGCAGCCGGTAAAGTGCCGCCCGCCAAGGTGATGGTGATTGGCGCAGGGGTTGCAGGTCTTGCCGCGATTGGCGCTGCCAACAGCCTTGGTGCGATTGTTCGCGCGTTCGACACCCGCCCGGAAGTCAAAGAGCAGGTGCAGAGCATGGGCGCCGAGTTCCTGGAGCTCGATTTTAAAGAAGAAGCGGGCAGCGGCGACGGCTACGCCAAAGTGATGTCCGAGGCGTTTATCAAAGCGGAAATGGCGCTTTTCGCCGCCCAGGCGAAAGAGGTGGACATTATCGTGACCACCGCGTTGATTCCGGGCAAACCGGCACCGAAGCTGATTACCCGTGAAATGGTTGATTCCATGCAGCCAGGCAGCGTGATTGTCGATCTCGCCGCGCAAAACGGCGGCAACTGTGAATACACCGTGCCGAATGAAGTTTTTGTCACGCCTGGCGGCGTGAAGGTCATCGGGTATACCGATCTGCCGGGCCGTTTGCCGACGCAATCCTCCCAGCTTTACGGCACCAACCTGGTGAACCTGCTGAAGCTTTTATGCAAAGAGAAAGACGGCGCGGTCGTCGTCGATTTTGACGACGTCGTGGTGCGTGGCGTAACCGTGATCCGCGAAGGCGAAGTCACCTGGCCTGCGCCGCCGATTCAGGTTTCCGCACAGCCGCAGGCCGCGGCGGCAAAACCAAAAGCCGCGCCGGTTGAGCCGCCTGCGCCTGCGTCGCCGTGGCGTAAATATGCGCTGATTGCCCTTGCCATTATTTTGTTTGGCTGGCTTGCTAATGTCGCGCCGAAGGAGTTCCTCGGCCACTTCACCGTCTTTGCGCTCGCCTGCGTGGTTGGCTACTACGTGGTGTGGAACGTTTCCCATGCGCTGCATACGCCGCTGATGTCCGTCACCAATGCTATTTCAGGGATTATCGTCGTTGGCGCGCTGCTGCAGATTGGCGATGGCGGCTGGATAAGCTTCCTGAGCTTCATCGCGATCCTCATCGCCAGCATTAATATTTTTGGTGGTTTCACCGTCACTCAGCGCATGCTGAAAATGTTCCGGAAGAACTAAGGGGTAAGTCATGTCTGGAGGATTAGTTACGGCTGCGTATATTGTCGCCGCAATTCTCTTTATTTTCAGCCTGGCGGGGCTTTCTAAGCACGAAACCTCACGACAGGGCAACCTGTTCGGTATCGCGGGGATGGCGATTGCGCTGGTCGCGACCATTTTCGGGCCGTATGCCAGTAATGTCGGCTGGATAATCATCGCGATGGCAATTGGCGGCGCGATCGGGATCCGTCTTGCTAAACGTGTCGAAATGACAGAAATGCCGGAGCTGGTGGCGATTCTGCACAGCTTCGTAGGCCTGGCGGCGGTGCTGGTGGGCTTTAACAGCTACCTGCATCACGAGCCAGGGCTCGCGCCAGTGCTGGTGAATATTCACCTGACCGAAGTCTTCCTCGGCATTTTCATCGGTGCGGTGACATTTACCGGCTCGGTGGTGGCGTTTGGAAAACTGCGCGGCAAGATTTCGTCTAAACCGCTGATGCTGCCAAACCGTCATAAGCTCAACCTGGCGGCGCTGGTCGTGTCCTTTATCCTGCTGCTTATTTTTGTGCAGACGGAGAGCACCGGTACACAGGTATTTGCGCTGTTTGTGATGACGCTAATTGCGTTAGCGTTCGGCTGGCACCTGGTGGCGTCCATCGGCGGTGCCGATATGCCGGTGGTGGTTTCCATGCTCAACTCTTATTCCGGTTGGGCGGCCGCTGCGGCGGGCTTTATGCTGAGCAACGATCTGCTGATCGTGACCGGCGCACTGGTAGGTTCTTCGGGCGCCATTCTCTCTTACATCATGTGTAAAGCGATGAACCGTTCGTTTATCAGCGTGATTGCAGGCGGTTTCGGCACCGATGGCTCGTCCACTGGCGAGAGCGATGAGGTGGGTGAGCACCGCGAGATAACGGCAGAAGAGACCGCAGAAATGCTGAAGAACTCGACCTCTGTCATCATCACGCCGGGCTACGGCATGGCGGTAGCGCAGGCACAATATCCGGTTGCGGAAATTACCGAGAAACTGCGCGCGCGCGGCATCAAAGTCCGCTTCGGTATTCACCCGGTCGCGGGCCGTCTGCCAGGGCATATGAACGTGCTGCTGGCCGAGGCGAAAGTGCCGTATGACATTGTGCTTGAAATGGATGAAATCAACGACGATTTCACCGACACCGATACGGTGCTGGTCATTGGTGCGAACGATACCGTCAACCCGGCGGCACAGGACGATCCGAGAAGCCCCATCGCCGGCATGCCGGTGCTGGAAGTGTGGAAGGCGCAAAACGTTATCGTCTTTAAGCGTTCTATGAACACCGGCTACGCAGGCGTTCAGAACCCGCTGTTCTTTAAAGAGAATACGCAGATGCTGTTTGGCGATGCGAAAGCGAGCGTGGACGCTATCCTGAAAGCCCTGTAAGGCCGAAAGGTTTGAAACCGCCAGCCTGCTGGCGGTTGTTTTTTTGCGTCGCATTGACGCGCAGGCAATAAAAAACCCGCCAGGCGGCGGGTTTAGCGAACACAGCGCGACGTTTTAGTCGTCGTCGTCCTCTTCATCATCCAGTTCGACGGTGCTCTGGAAATCATCGGGTTTGATGACCAGCAAATCGCAGCGTAGATGGTCGATGACCTGTTCCGCGGTATTGCCGAGAAACGCAGCGGAAAGGCCGGTACGCCCGATAGTGCCGAGCACCACGATCCCGGCCTGCAAATGCTCGGCGAGATCGGGGATCACTTCTTCAGGCAGCCCTTTTTCAACGTGCGTCATGCGCTCGCTGATGCTGAATTTCTGGCGCAGCGCTTTCATCGCCAGCAGATGCTGTCCGCGAATGGCGTCGTTATATACGCTCGGGTCGAAATCAGGAAGTTCGATAGCAATGTTAATAGGCGTCGCCGGGTAAGCGCCGACCAGATGGACTTCGGTATGGTTAACCTGTTCGGCCAGGTGCAGCGTTTCGCGCACCAGCTTTTCGTTAAGGCCGGTGTGGTAGGGTTCTTCGCTGGCGAGATTCACCGCGACGACCGCTTTACCGCCTTCCGGCCACGGCTGGTCTTTCACCATCCAGACCGGGCACGAACATTTACGCAGCAGATGCCAGTCGGTCGGTGTGAAAATGACCGATTCCAGACGCTCGTGCTGGTGCGTCATTTTCAGCAGCAGATCGTGGCCGCCGCTTATCACTTCCTGAATGATGGCTTCAAAGGGACGGTTGTGCCAGACCACTTTGATGTCGATGGGAACGCCCGCGTCGATATAGTATTTCGCCTGCTCGCGTATCCATGCGGTGCGCTGGCTGATAACCCCCTGACGCATGGCGGTGCGCTCGTCGGGCGACAGAAGGGTGGTCATTTCATAGGAGAAGTCATAAATCGGCAGAAAGGCTTTGATTCGCCCGCCGATTCGCTGGTGTAGATAAACTGCTCGCCGTAAAGCCGGTTGGTCATCCTGATTGGGGTCGATGGCCACCAGCATGTTTTGATACCTTGCCATACAGGGTCTCCTTACAACTGCTTACCCACAGTTTGTCGTTTAAGAGTAACCCATAAGATGTGAATGAAACAGGAGAGAATTCCCAGCCGGATCAATAAATCAGCAAAATTTATCGATCCGGCCGGCGAGGAAAAGCTTATGCGACGTTGCGGGATTGACCGGCGAGTTCCGCCAGGATTTCGTGGTTTTCGATGGTGATATATTTGCCTTTAACCGCGAGCATTCCGCTCTTCTGGAAGCGGCCCAGCAGGCGGCTAATGGTTTCCACGGTCAGGCCGAGGTAGTTACCGATATCACCACGGGTCATCGTCAGTCGAAACTCACGCGGCGAGAAGCCACGCTCTGCGAAACGACGCGAGAGGTTATAGATAAAGGCGGCGAGGCGCTCTTCCGCATTCTTTTTGGAGAGCAGCAAGATCATATCCTGGTCGCCTTTAATTTCGCCGCTCATCAGACGCATCATCTGCTGACGCAGGCTCGGCATTTTGCCGGAGAGGTCGTCTAAGGTTTCAAACGGGATCTCACAGACCATTGAGGTTTCGAGCGCCTGAGCGAAGCTTGGGTGATGCGCAGTGCCGATAGCGTCAAAGCCGACCAGATCGCCTGCGAGGTGAAAGCCAGTTATCTGCTCATCGCCTTGTTCAGTGATGGTGTAGCTTTTGATGGTGCCGGAACGGATAGCGTACAGCGATTTTAATTCATCGCCCGCTTTAAACAGCGTCTGCCCTTTCTGGATGGGCTTTTTGCGCTCGATAATATTATCGAGCTGATCAAGCTCATGCTCATTCAGAGTAAAAGGGATACACAACTGGCTGATACTGCAATCCTGGCAATGGATGGCACAACCGCCAGACTGAATGCGTCGTATAATTCGCTTTTCCGGGATCATAAGTTCGCTCAAGCCTTAATTGATATTGGTCAATTTTAACATCTTTTGACCGTACAGGTAAATCCGGCTAATGCGCAATAAGAGAAAAGATCCTGGTTTAAATCTGGCGTTTAATGCCATCCGACTGAAATGCGTCGTATTTAATAATTGCTGAAAAATATTATTTCAGGGGCTGAATTAAATTAGCAAATAACCTTCGTGACGTAAAAGCCACTCTTTTCGCGCAACGCCGCCCGCATAACCGGTTAATGTGCCGTTTCGCCCGATAACCCGATGGCATGGCACCACAATACTGATAGGGTTGGACCCGTTCGCCGCGCCGACGGCTCGCGCAGCGCCTGGACGACCAAGACGCTGCGCCATCTCGCCGTAATGCATCACCTGGCCGCAAGGAATAGTGCGCAGCATTTGCCATACTTCGCGCTGAAAAGGCGTTCCCGACGTCGCAGTGGGGAGGTCATTAATGACCGCAAGTTCGCCTTCAAACCACGCCCGTAGCGTGTCACTCAGCCCGCCGGGATTGGCACAGCCCACGCGGCGAAAGCCTTCCTGACGATAGTGAATAGCCAGCAGTTGCTCCATGCGATCGCTGTGTTCTTCCCACTCGACGGCTCGCAG from the Cronobacter condimenti 1330 genome contains:
- the rstB gene encoding two-component system sensor histidine kinase RstB, coding for MKKLFIQFYLLLFVCFLVMTMMVGLVYKFTAERAGRQSLDDLMKSSLYLMRSELREIPPHEWNKTIKELDLNLSFKLRIQPLSQFHLDEINSRRLREGDIVALDDEYTFIQRIPRSHYVLAVGPVPYLYFLHQMRLLDIALIALIAISLALPVFIWMRPHWQEMLRLEAAAQRLGNGHLDERIHFDKASGFSRLGVAFNQMANNINALILSKKHLIDGIAHELRTPLVRLRYRLEMSDNLSATESQALNRDIGQLEALIEELLTYARLDRPQTELHLTHPVLPRWLHDYVDDARLLHPERELLLARVDEGEYGALDMRLMERVLDNLVNNGLRYSEQRLRIGLSLEGTQATLEVEDDGPGIPQEERNRVFEPFVRLDPSRDRATGGCGLGLAIVHSIATAMNGQVSVSQSALGGAHFRFQWPVMTPVADVK
- a CDS encoding LysR family transcriptional regulator, translated to MQPDLNDYFYYAEVVNHGGFAAASRALKQPKSKLSRRVAGLEAQLGVRLIERSSRRFRVTDIGQAFYEKCRAMLLEAEKAQAVIAQARKEPQGVVRFSCPTGLVEIISATLPVFMNRYPQVKLQIIAIDRPVDLIEERVDIALRVRTELTSDTELIMRSLGTSSRILVASPRLASQLDSEVDALTCHPTLGTSDEPGEITWALEHAQGKRCLIRHAPRLSCADFTAIRAAAIAGLGIALLPDHVCAQALKSGELVHVYRGWQGQRGIVHLVFTTRRGLPPAVRAFIDHLATHFPLTTSAIA
- a CDS encoding SDR family NAD(P)-dependent oxidoreductase, whose product is MNARFNEKVVIVTGGTSGIGLASAKAFADEGAHVFITGRRQDALDAALRQLGDNVTGVRGDMSKLADIDRLYEAVQQRHSHIDVVFANAGGGEFAPLGAISEAHYQDTFDTNVKGVLFTVQKALPLLRDGASIVLTSSTTSATGTPAFSVYSATKAAVRSFARNWILDVKDRGIRINAISPGVTETAGLNALFGGGDLAENVKNDFTAQIPLGRVGQPDEIARAVLFLASVDASYVNGVELFVDGGMAQI
- the rstA gene encoding two-component system response regulator RstA, translated to MSKIVFVEDDPEVGELIAAYLGRHDMDVIVESRGDRAEAVIARENPDLVLLDIMLPGKDGMTLCRDLRTHWQGPVVLLTSLDSDMNHILSLEMGANDYILKTTPPAVLLARLRLHLRQRVTTPAPADNSPTRQPHKALRFGTLCIDPLNRQVTLVGEQVALSTADFDLLWELATHAGQIMDRDALLKNLRGVSYDGLDRSVDVAISRLRKKLNDSATEPYRIKTVRNKGYLFAPHAWESEA
- the folM gene encoding dihydromonapterin reductase; this encodes MKKLDKPIVITGAGRRIGLALAHHFLAQHHDVIVSYRTRYPAIDVLEDAGAVCIEADFCHDDGILAFAEEVKARTTHIRALLHNASAWQAESPAVPPSEVLCAMLQIHVHAPYLLNFALEPLLRGQGHAACDIIHFTDYVVERGSDKHIAYAASKAALDNLTRSFARKLAPEVKVNAIAPSLILFNEHDDPEYRQKALNKSLMKIAPGEKEIIDLVDYLLTSRYVTGHSYPVNGGRPLR
- a CDS encoding amino acid permease, yielding MEKKLGLAALTALVLSSMLGAGVFSLPQNMAEVASPAALLIGWGITGVGILLLALAMLFLTRLRPDLDGGIFTYAREGFGELVGFCSAWGYWLCAVIANVSYLVIVFSALSFFTDSPELRLFGDGNTWQAIVGASVLLWVVHFLVLRGVQTAASINLAATLAKLVPLGLFVVLAIIAFRLPTFTLDFTGVDLGVPVWEQVKNTMLITLWVFIGVEGAVVVSARARNKKDVGMATLLAVLAALVVYLLVTLLSLGVLARPELAQMRNPSMAGLMVKMMGSWGEVIIAAGLIVSVCGAYLSWTIMAAEVPLLAAQYKAFPRLFARQNARNAPSASLWLTNASVQICLVLIWATGSDYNTLLTIASEMILVPYFLVGAYLLKIARRPLHKAIAVGACIYGLWLLYASGPMHLLLSVVLYAPGVVFFLYARRTHVENVALKGQEKIVIGLLLIAALPATWMLVR
- the ydgH gene encoding DUF1471 family protein YdgH — protein: MKLKNTLLATALFSAASLSAQAATELTPEQASALKPYDRVVITGRFNALNEAAKAVSRRADDMGAASFYILDTSDTGNSGNWRVVADVYRENAPKAEAPQNRVINGVVELPKEQAIALEPFDTVTVQGFYRSQPEVNDAITKQAKAKGAASFWIVRQVDTNQGGNQRITAFIYKADAKKRVLQSPDAIPADSEAGRAAIAKGGEEAKKVEIPGVATTATPSSDVGRFFETQSSKGGRYTVTLPDGTKVEEVNKITAAQMVPFDSVKFTGHYSSMTDISYNVAKRAAKKGAKYYHITRQWEERGGNMTISADLYK